The segment GGCTATGGCTTTGGCTAGATAAGGCAggattttagtaaaaataaatgttggaAATATGgatagatattatttttaaaggaaTAATTATAACTGTAAGGATattgttttgtaaataaaaatagacgGAAGGCAGTCTATatatacagtaaaaaaaaagagagagaaaaattgaaattatttattttattgttacattGTGACAATTATTACAGTAATTTTATCAAAGTTCAGTAATACTATGATCAGTCATAATAACAAATTTCACTAAACTGCAATAATCAGTTATAATTACTTAGGATGTTAAATATCACACTTCATTAATATTATAGTCATTAGCTTTATTCAAAGACAGAAAACCTGAAAAAGAAATATGGTATAACATTAGAATATGAAAAAAGTCAATAAAAGTAATTGCaaacatgtatataaatatgtatatataccttacaattttgtattttgtagGACATAGAGAGTACCGTTATTCTTCAATCCAAATTTTAgctgtaaaataaaagaaaaaaattatgtagataaataaaaaaaatcgtctctGGTAGAAAGTAAGCGAACTAATAAAAACTAAACGATTCTGGTTCAAAACATGGCAAAGATATGTAAAGGTAAAAAGagtaattacaaaaaaaaattagaatcgtttcttaagtaataatatttaaataactacTTAAAAGGTTAACTGTGGAAGCATGATGGGAAAGAGGTTAGAATAAGTTGAAAACTGATATAGTGGACACCATACTTATTGTACacaaaaactctacacaattgCATTTTCCTACACGGAAAAACTCTACGCAGATATTTTCTACACAAATATTTCCtacacttattttttattattttactacactgcaaaactctacacaatatCATAACCTATTGTTATATCATTGTTACAACAATAGGTTATAcgtttgtgtagagttttgcagtgtagtaaaataataaaaaataagtgtaGGAAATATTCGTGTAGAAAATATATCTGCGTAGAGTTTTTTCATGTAGGAAAATGcaattgtgtagagtttttatGTGTACAGTAAGTATGGTGTCATATAGTGTGAGTGTATTTAATTTGCTGTTTTTAATAACCTGTAAGAAACATAATTATCCTGAAAGATGTACGTCTCAACTCAGTGTTCGAGTCAGTCACATATGGTGGCATATATACAGTGTATTAATGCAaagatgtaaaattttttgtgtagATGCTTGTTTTATTACATAGAAACAAGATAGCGTAACAATTTTATCTTGTCTGTCTTTGGTAGCTGTTCAAAATTTGAAcatcttgaaaaaaatcaccaCACAAAAATTTAGCCCTCCaagtatgatagtttttaattgagtgcgaacaaaaattatcaatagTTACATACGACTGCTTGTTTTCTGATTTTGTTTTCGCTctcaaaactatcatactCAGAGGTTTAAAATTGTACAAGgtgatttatttaaagatattgaaacaatatatCTAATTGTTTTGATTTCACGTGTTTCAGTTACATTTTCATATAAACACctatttgtacattttgtccACTATAAGCCATAGGATTTGATGTGGAACACCTAGCAGAGTTTgttaagtaaaaattattacgcTAACCTGTTTGTGCATAATGAAACAAGTATCTACACTAAAATGTACAGCAAAAATTATAATGCTCTGCATATATGCCACCATAATGATATATACTACCTGCGACTGACTCGAACACTGAGTTGAGAATATCTATTAAGATAATTACATCTGGACTTCATCCTTGGTAATATTCAACACACAAATTGTAactgatgtttttaaaattcacgTGCATACTAGAGTAGTTAAGGCAGTGAACGTTGTGTGTGATTATGTATATGTTTGTGTGTATAGATGTGCAGGTTAGGTTACCACTCTTAGCACATGCCTTGTAATCTAAAAGTTTccatttaaataatgttagaaaaacatatttttaataatttttacctGTTTTTGCTAAAATGAACGTTGACTTGCACCGAATAATTGGAAATCAACAGGTGGAATGTTGTAGAAAGTAAAAATGAAGTTGCATGTTATTTGCCAGgtgctcttttctctctcccttattAAAGTTATTGGCTCCAAGCCATGTAAGCTATGTACTCTTGAAAATCTTTTATTCTTCCTTAATAAGCTGTTAACTCCAAACCATGTATACTCTACAAGCTTTTTTGTTATCAACATAAACACGTTGATTGTTTGTTGTTCTCACGCTCAGATACGTCACGTATACTTCTTTATACGCGGTTACATATGCGAGTCCAAAAAAATGCAACTGCGCATCCAAATCGCGCATGGATTGCTTTCTCATAAATTTCTGTCGTGAGCCGCGCGCGGGATTGCTTTCCCATAAGTTTCTGTTATCAACGGCGCACGGGATTGCTTTCTCATATATTTCTTCAACTATACGGCTATTTATGTAGctctaaaaaatttataacattttttaacaaatgttAGACGTTGTAAAATAAAGGTAAGTCacgtatattaataaaatagaataataatttgtacGAAATAAGTATAACCCTAACcctaaaatataattaactttGTAGGCAGTATGATACACGAATCAATCTGGAacagatttaaataaaatttttattttgaaaatcaagtaACCTGCATGaagaatattgtttaaatatggaaaacgataaaaattctgaaaatgttCTGTACACATGTGTTTCTTgtgaaaaaacttttaaaagaaagagagatttaATAATACATGAAAGAATACactcaaaaaataaaccaCATATATGCactatatgtaaaaaaagttttactcAAATGGGAAATTTAAATGTGCATATCAAGATCCATGATACTGTGAAAGCTTTTAAATGCTTAATatgcgaaaaaagtttcaaaacAAATGGGCAATTAAAAGTACATCAAAGTATACATAAaggtttgaaaaattacagTTGTAATGAGTGTAATAAGAagttctcccaaaatcaacaTCTACAAACTCATAGATTGACACATACTGATCTATGTAACTTTACATGTCATATCTGTAATAAAACTTTTGTTAGAAAAGATGTTTTGGAAAAACATGTAAACTCACAACATCCTAAAAATGTTTACACATGTAATTATTGTAAGAGAACATAcgttaacaaaaaatatttggaaaaGCACATTATGGCTCATATGTCTGgaaaagttaaaattgtaaaaattcttaaaactcTAAGACCTCCAGTTTTATCTGTAcccttattataaaattattaattatactatatatacacaataaaaaaatatttgttcaaaAACATTGTActacttattttatttaattaattaacttattttttgtttgaaatatATGTTGCCAAAAAGAACAGTTTTATATCATCGTAATCTCATAAtagtctttttatttactttatattataaaaaatatacgtagACTTGATACATTGTTTGtacaaacaaataaacaaacttcatgcaaatacaaaattatatagaaATATTATGTTAACTTTTTAATATAGTAAATTCTATATTAGGAACTACAAATATACTTTTGTTTATGGAGTCATCTTTATCTTTAAAAGATACAATTCTCTTCTTGTAACAAGTCTTAAAAgtcatttaaattatttaaatacttgAACATGTAATTGAAAATCTTAAGTCAATTAGTCTTTGAAGTCATTATACTTTAGCGTGTAACTGAAAAtatcataattatatattaatctTTGAAACTAATTAAACATTATGAAAATACTGTTATAATAAGAGTATTgactttttaaatatataattattttagtttCGATAAACACGAGTATCACATATTTTTAGTCTGAAGAATAACTATCAAAATATGTTTCTAATATCACAGTCATAAAACTATGAATCACATTTTGTACCAAACTTGTACGTAATTAGTCTTATGATTTGTTATTCTTCTTTAATCTAGTTCAAAATTGTaatagtataaaataaaagcaaagtaataaataaaagctttGAACCGTAAAACTCAGaacatataaaatatgtaacagtaatttttttttaaataatcaataaataatagctTTTAACCGTAGAACTCAAAATATAtggaatattttaaatgtaattcaacattttttgtcACTTGTGCGTATGCGTTTAACTGGTCGGCTACCACGTTGAACTTCTGCTGCTGTTAAAGCTGGTTTTTCAGCATCCAACTTTATGTTATTGATGCTATCGCAAAAAATTGTTACAAGGGagtctaaaaaagaaaagaaattatcAAAAAGAAGTCTACaaaaaatggattttaatatcgcatattaaatttaaatgtcaaaaattatatacatgtaaAGACAAACCTTGGCCTTTTAATATTCCTGTAACAGTGACATAATCTCCAATTTCAACCTCACATTCCGTAAACTGTTTCACTTGAacagtgatttttttaatcccATCGGTGATTGCTCCTAATCCATAAGTCATATGGCCACTACGATTGTGCAATAACGAAAACTTCGTTCTTATATAGCCAgaaatttctaaaacaattgggaaataggtaaaaataacaaataaaacaattgggaaataggtaaaaataacaaattagataaaaaatatcaattaaaaattactactcaCCTATTAGTCCTTCTAAAGTGTGTATGTTATCAAAAGTGGCCTTTTGAAGTTGATTCGTCGTTTGATTTTGTAAGTTGTGATAGCCCAAAAAAGAAACTTCTGTATTTTCCTTTATTATTACTTCAAATGGGACCAAATTACTTTCGTCCTTGATTTTCGATGGGGCAACAGCTCGACAGTGGCCACCATTAATACTTACTacctataaataaaaaaagaaacaaaaatatacatattgaaAACTATGGtatgatgtaaataataagtaaGATAACTTACCCTGCTAGAACAAATTTCTTTagataatttattgataagaTCTACGTCCCATACAAGAATAGGAATGCGTCTGTTTCCATTTGATAcaacaaatttaaataataaatcgttCTTGCCAGGAGCTTTTGCAGGAGCAGTAATTGCATCGACATACCCCACAATGATTCTATAATGTAAacgtaaaaaacaatataaaacgtgaaataaaaacaaacaatataACCTCACAAATACTTACGTGGTTACATCACGATCTTCCAAATACTCCATCTCCTCATCGGTTGTATAAGAAGAATtacaattcatttttataaagtgAATGCACTGAATTGTTGgactttaaaaatgaatttcttttagccagacCAGATTAAAAAAACACAACGATTCTCTTGTATGacgattataaataaaatcggCAGTAAGTATATGGCGGGAAAGCATATAGTAACCTCAACCTGAATAGCGGAAATGAGCGGGATTTCGATATTTATGAGAAAGCAATCCCCTTACTCTTGGCCGTGCGCGGctaacttcacggtcctaccacatttcgggctgaagaatAAATAggtgatttcagcatttttggATTATCTACTcccatattataaaaataggcAGCTTTTTCACTAAtgtttttgttggaaatcatagtttagctcagaagacatgctaataagccaaaaaatccaaccaataatgatgataagtatttttttttgtataatgaaaaatccgaacaccaatatagaagtaaatatgtcacgggcgccgcggctccgtctgcttctcaaactcgccttcgtggcgctaccgcgccacttgataaagattattttgCCAACGGGATGCCAGATAACGCGACGCCGATTCATATCTTCCAAATCACGGAAGCTGAAAAGGCCGAAATGCCAAGAATAGATCGTTTGAAATCATTGCTAAGATATACTCATTTAGAAACCGAGCTGCGACAGCCAATCGAACGCCTTATAGAGGAATATGCCGACTGTTTTCATTTAAAAGGGGAAAAGCTGGGGActactaattttattaatcacAGAATACTAACTGTCAGCGATGTGCCGATTTGTACTAAACCTTATAGATTTCCTCACGCTCTTAAACAAGAACTCGATCGCCAAATACAAGAAATGCTTGACGGAGGTGTAATTCAGCCTTCTAATTCTAATTATTCATCACCGGTATTTTTAGTAGCAAAATCTCCGGATAGTAAAGGTAATAAACGATATCGAGTAGTTGTCGATTTTCGCAAATTAAATGATATAACTATAAAAGATAAATATCCGTTGCCAAATATATTGGATATAATCGACCAAGTAGGCAGAGCCGAATATTTTTCTGTATTCGACCTAGCTCAAGGATTTTTCCAAATTCCTTTACATGAAGCCGATAGGCACAAAACAGCTTTTTGCTCTTCGAACGGTTTGTACGAATTTACCAAAATGCCAATGGGCCTTTCCAACTCACCTGCAACATTTCAGCGTTGTGTGGAtaagatttttaaagatatgcAAGGTAAAGAAATATTCCTATTTTTAGACGATGCTGTTATATACGGAAAAACTATCGAGGAACACAATGTCAAATtcgagaaatttttgaaacgaTTACGCGAAGCTAatttaaaattgcaaccagataaatgtgaatttttaaagaaagaagttatttatttAGGGCATTTGTTATCTAAAGAGGGAGTTAAGCCGGATCCTAAGAAATTAGAAGCAGTACGAAATTTTCCATTACCTAAAACTCAGAAAAATATTCGCGAATTTTTGGGACTAGCGGGATATTACCGGCGATTTGTACAGAACTTTTCGGGAATTGCTAAACCATTAAGTAACTTATTAAAGAAAGATGTAGAACTCGTTTGGAATGAACAGACTCAAGAAGCATTTGatatattaaaagaaaagcTTTGTAGCAAGCCAGTTTTACAAATTgcagatttttcaaaatcttttaTAGTAACGTGCGACGCTAGTTTATACGCTATCGGAGGCATTTTGAGTCAAGGAGAGATAGGTAAAGATAGACCCATTGGATACGTATCACGAGTACTTTCCGACACCGAAAGCCGGTACGACTCATATTCGCGAGAAGCTTTAGCAATATTATATTCCGTATCACAATTTAGACCATATTTACTCCGAAGACATTTTACAATTGTCACTGATTGTAAACCCTTGATTTGGTTTAAAAACTCAACCGATTTAACGTCAAAAGTTAGCAGATGgagaattaaattaaacgCGTACGACTACGACATCGTGTATAAGTGCGGGAAAGCCAACGTGAACGCAGATGCGCTCTCGAGAAACCCCGTCGAGCGGTCCGAAGAGGCGGAGACGGAGGAGCCTATACTTGTAATAGAGACACGCGCTAGAGCCGGAAAAATACAAATACCGAACTATCGAGAAAATAGACCGAAACGCCCTAATAATTCGCGtaagataaatcaaaaacgcGATGAACCAGAAAATTATAACGCcgaaaaagccaaaacaaGCAAAGAGCCGAACACTGATTTGACAAAATTGCATGATTATCAATTAGAATTTCCAGCAGAATCAAGCACGGAAAAAGATATAACTCAAGAGATCGAGCCAGTTATaaataaagagagaaaatacGGAAAAATATTCGTCGAATGTAAAGAACAATTGTTTATGCGAAAAGATAATTATATTTACTTCATAGCCTCGGACGGAACGCCGAGTGACGAAGGAGCCCGACAGTTGCACACGCGTAATGAATTACCCAGATTTTCCGAGTTAGAAGCCGGAGAAATCAAGATCACGAATAGAAATAATAAACTACATTTCGCTATTGTTACACGCGGCAAACAGGCCTTAAGCACTACTGAGATTCTCAATAACATAATCGTTGCATTCAAGGTTCTAAAGTCATTGATTGTAAAGGAAAATATTTGCTCTATTAGTATTGCTAAAAGCAAGGATATTGAAAACGTATTGTGGGATGACATGTTAGTTAAATTAAGACAACTATTGAAAGGAATAtcagtaaaaattataatttgtttgggaataattaaatatatagcAGAGAAGGATAGAGTCCGAATCATGGAGGAACTACACAATACGGCTATAGGTCATAAGGGAGTAAATAAAACTTACAAACGAATTAAGCAAAGATATTATTGGGAGAATATTAAGGAAgatgtacaaaattttatacggAAATGTCTCACatgtcaattaaaaaaattagttcgTGTCAAAACGAAGCAACCTATGCAAATTACGGATACACCGCAATCGCCTATGGAAAAAATTAGTCTCGATATAGTGGGACCGATCCCTGTCTctaaaaatagttataataatatattaacaattcaatgcaatttttcgaaatattgCTTAGCAATACCGATAAAAGACGCCACCGCAGAATCAGTTGCCGACGCGTTAATCAAACGTTTTATTTGTATCTTTGGCGCACCTCTCACTATTCTCACGGATCAAGGTAGTAATTTTATGTCAAGTCTAATGAGACGAGTAGCAAAGAAATTTCGCATCAAACAGGTAAAAACTACTGCGTATCATCCGCAATCTAACGGTTCTTTAGAAAGATCGCATCATTCGCTGACCGAATATATTAAAACGGCTCTAGATAACGAAACCTGGGATGAATGTTTAGAGTTAGCTACATTTTGTTACAACACTGTACCGCATGAAGGGCATCAGTTCACACCATATGAATTAGTTTTCGGACGCTTAGCACGTGTTCCTTCGAACGAACCACTCGAGCCCGAAGATCTGATTCCCACATATAACGATTATGTCATTAATCTTAGCAAACGGTTAAACGAACTACAGAGAATTGCACGCGAAAAGCTAATTGAATCAAAAATCCGATCGAAATATTAttacgataaaaaaatcaatccaaaagaatttaaaattggagACACGGTTTGGTTATTAAAGGGCggtaaacaatataaattggCGGACCAATACGAAGGACCGTATACTGTTGTCGATGTTTTTAACAACCAGCGAAACGTTAAAAtcagaatgaaaaataaaaagattaaaacAGTAAACGCAAATAGACTTCGAGTTTCATATATAGAGCCTGAGGAAGTCTAAACAAAAAAGCGTTATTTTAATCTGCGTACACACATACTTATTTGCGCACACATGTCTTTTGTActcatttcaaaaatattaaataaaaagcaggAATAAGTGTATCCACTAAACAAACGCCTAACAAAATCAAGAGTCAAGAGTTCaagtataaataaagaaagcgaTATCTCCCTCTAGGAACATAATACGAGACGAGACAATAACACCGTTGATTATCCAGCCCAACCCAGTTATGACAAGGCTCCCACTGTAAATCACTCCCTTCAATCGGTTTAATAACATCAACCAcctaaagaaaaatcaataacaataaacaaataagGAACTGAACGCgataaaacgtaaaataataaacaatacaaaaactttaatttaCCTCACACATTTCgttgaaaatcaaaagaaacTGTAACGAACTAACTGCACACCACTAAAATCCCCGACAGACTGATGCCGAATCAGACTGCGTCACGGGGATGAGCCAAGAAAATCAGGGAAATCGAGTACTTCAAACTAGGAAAGAAGTAGGGAGAAACACATGTCCTTAAGAAAGAAGGGCTTGGGaaataaagtaataaaaattcgaAACCGACGAAAGTGCATGATGGGATCTCCTGTACACTGGGAGGaatgttgaaattttattttcaacattctTTTTCTGGTGGGGTGGAATTttattgcataaaatcaaaattggaaagaaaaataacaaattcaTATGAAGAGAAAAGTACTCTTAAGCATTACATTAATCCAAACAAATACTTGCATACACTAATCAACATTCTTTATGTTACAGTCAACTATagtacaaatttttaaaaatacacacatacatatatatccaTCAACCATATCCTTATCATactacaaaaattttttttttttttttcaacaaagaatttgtaaacaatttataggtaaaatattagaatatccattgttataaaaattaaaataaatataaaaatatatatatatatatatatatatatatatatttttgtagtatatatatatatatttttatgtatatatatatatatatatatatatatatatatatatacataaaaatatatatatatatactacaaaaaaaaagaaagaaataatgtATACGTAATTATGTcttaacaaaaagagaaaaaaaattttaacaaataatctatgtatccacgAAAAGTACCTTACAACAGACTATGTAAATAGATAATGGTGCGCGGAGAATGATATTACCCATCATTATTTATAGAatattatacacatatacacacacactacacacatacaaaaatttttttttacgaacgTCGAGTTTCACTCATCCGTTCTTTTTCGGGCGGGGAGGTGTAATGGAATTCACAATTCCATTACGCACATAAACGCGATGTAATGAAACATAGAAAAGTTACAGGCGTAAGGGAATCCTAAATTCCACTACACGCacaaaaacagaataaaaaaattaatattagcACGCGTACACACTAAAACAGACACATACACTCATGACGCGTCGCCATCGCAGCAACcacacgctgagaaaagagaTCATGCCTtaccaaaataaaactaaagaaCCAGCAGCCAATACGCATCTAAGCCGACTACCGTAAAAATGGCAGAGTAAAATAGACATAGACCAGAATACGAAACAAACAAGCTAATAGAGGAACCTCATAAATATCGCGACACTCCGCAACGATGTCacacataaaaatgaaaaatatcgcGATACAAAGAAATCCAGGCAGACGATTTTAGATTCACGAGAACAGGCGGCAAGAAGAAAACAGCGAGCTACGACCTttctaatttaaaacaatCGAGAAAGTCTCACGCGCGCACTCTGAAAGAGCGCGCAGGCAACGGAAAGCAGCGGGAGAGCTAGTTACAAGCTCGATTCCCCAAAATTAGAAGTAATAAAACTAAGATTTTATGAATTGACCTGTCACATTTCCATTAGAGCAAGTGTCACAAGGAAACCTTATGTTAGCATTTCCTAAAATGGAATGAcgaaaaatacgaaaatcTAGTATATAAAGACCGGGAGCAAAAAGGGTGGGAGAGTGAGTTTTCCTGAAGTCGCTTTACAAGTCGAATCGCTGCCAGTCGCCAGACCAGACCAGACCAACAACAATTATTATCACGAATTAACAGGGCACAAGTTAAAAAGACTTAGCCCAAATCGACAGTCCATATAGTGAACGGAGATACACGTGTTGGCGTTCGTCAAAGCGCATCACCCTCTCGTCTCCAAAAAGAAGCCGACGCATCGAGGCGCCCATCTGTCTACACTTGTTCACCATAAAGGAGAGAAGCTGGGAGCCGACGGCCCATCAACAGCCTGACCGTACTGAACCACCGACGCAGGAACCAGGCGCCAAGGATCCACAGCTGCAACCTCCTGCTGGCGTGCATCTTCAGACCaacacacacaaacatacacacacattgtaaaaggtacttttctctctcttctaatACGAGTGAAATACACTATAGTAGTTGTTTTAAAACTTAACCCCGTCTAAGTGATTTCGTTATCCGGCTCCCTTTCCCGGAAGGCAGTGACCGCGTTTGCGGTAGCCAAAAGGGATTTCCTTTATTACAATACAAATCAAATAATATTACGATAGGAACTCGGCACACGTAAGTATATTGGTGAGTTGCGCTCATTCGGACGTAACACGAGCAACGATAGCGTgaaaaaactttataaataacacttttataaataaaaatataggtttgtatatacatttataaattaaatgctTATGCTACCCATTCCAGTTTGTTTTGATAGTTATTTATATTTCGTTTCCATATGTAAAAACGTTTGAATCGTCTTTCAAATCTAattgtatatataatttatctCCAGGTATTTCTAATTCCTACCATCGTGTACCGTGCACGGTACACGGtggtattattatattatggtattattatattctatataataattctatttctAAATCATTATGCTTGTTTCCAGACATAATTCATCGGAAGGAAACAAATCTATTTTCAATGGACCAGAAGAAGCTCCAAAATTCAATGAGCCCGCAATTGTAGTAACAATCCACAGGAAAATTACCGCATCTGGATCTGAAACTAACGAGATTCGAAGAAATATTGTGAATCATGAGGAAATAACCTTGAAACGAAGACATGGTAACCTACtgcttcattaatttttttgaattcaGAATTCTAAACAATCACCAGTTTTGAATCTTATATAGTGCAATTGTAGAAAACGCCAAAGGAGTTGTGCTTACTTAATTTGTATTGCAAATATTTAGTTAATTTTAATGCGTTTTTAGCATTATTTGTTTGTGTTTCAATGtggtaaaaattaataacaaattcttgtttttctttttcttttaaaaaattgattaccctatttgaataaatcacatttgataaaaacatgtaataacattatatgtttttatcaaatttaccATCAATACAAATTAtcattacaaaataattatcaacAACTAAAGatctgcaaaaaatattttataaatgtttaaattattttgcaaaaataataactttacATAAGAAATTAATTTAGTTGTATGGAATAGTCATTGCTGTGCAAAAGTGACTTGAGCAACTTCTGAAGATCTATAAATCAAATGACTGCCGGAAGATTGACTCTAttgaagaaaaatcaatatgaGATATAGTCGATCGTTGTAAGAATTgtattttaattcatattcCCGTTAACAAGTTTATTTTATGGTAGTTCATTTAGCATTAATTTAATTCTGAAAATGGTTTACAACTATTTCTTCAACAATCCCAccgtaaaatttgaaaagttgaaaaagtAGATCATTGTTTTTGTTTGAGAATTGCATAAATGAGACGCTGCTGAGGATGGGTGGttgaaaataaatgcaacacttcaaagtaacaaatttaattttcacatCACTGATTGAAATGcacttaatttattttatttacaatattttacagtttGTTGATTTTCTAAAGAATTAGCACTTGTTGtttgtattttaatattcaCTGTGTTGAGaaatgtaatttgaatttcacttTTAATATGCAAGTCACTATTAGATTATGGCAATCACTAACCTTGATAAAATAATTCTCGTAACTTGAGTTGAGTTTTGCCGACGATTGTTGAGAAGATGTAATATTGCCGTTGATTGTACACCAGCTGTAACTCCACTGAGTTATAACTACACTGACAAGGAAGGTACCCCAACCCGACCTTACCTTACCTATATTTCAACCATTCTGTAATATGTTGTAGTATTTGAACAAATAAGAGACAcgagtagataggctataggcatactggCTCATGCGGATTCTGGCTCACCCCCTCCTCTCTCAGTGTGAGCCAGAATACGTACGGAGTCTGGCTCACCCCCTTTCTCAAAGTGAGCCAGAAACCGTAAATGAGCCAGAATGCCTATAGTGTTCtctactatttatttatttttttttaatttttatttatttatttattcatttaattttttcttacaaaTGTTTGCATGACTGATAGAATAATTTCATAAGTTTGACAGTATGAAGTGCGCAGGCAGTCTTGTAGATTGGATTATGATTTGTGCAAACTGTGACGCACTTGAAA is part of the Nasonia vitripennis strain AsymCx chromosome PSR unlocalized genomic scaffold, Nvit_psr_1.1 chrPSR_random0006, whole genome shotgun sequence genome and harbors:
- the LOC116417979 gene encoding uncharacterized protein LOC116417979, with the protein product MNCNSSYTTDEEMEYLEDRDVTTIIVGYVDAITAPAKAPGKNDLLFKFVVSNGNRRIPILVWDVDLINKLSKEICSSRVVSINGGHCRAVAPSKIKDESNLVPFEVIIKENTEVSFLGYHNLQNQTTNQLQKATFDNIHTLEGLIEISGYIRTKFSLLHNRSGHMTYGLGAITDGIKKITVQVKQFTECEVEIGDYVTVTGILKGQDSLVTIFCDSINNIKLDAEKPALTAAEVQRGSRPVKRIRTSDKKC